A single region of the Myxococcales bacterium genome encodes:
- a CDS encoding tRNA-(ms[2]io[6]A)-hydroxylase — translation MRLHAATPDAWATTVMADMNTFLLDHASAERKASATALSLLSHFPDRTELVAAMIALAQEELLHFAQVYELLSERRLILRTDERDRYVRALRALGRPQQPECLLDRLLIAGIIEARGCERFGLLAAALPPGDLKTFYLDITRSEARHAGLFVRLARCYYPAPEVSARQEELLAKESDIMLSCPLRARVH, via the coding sequence ATGCGCTTACATGCTGCCACGCCCGACGCCTGGGCAACAACGGTCATGGCCGATATGAATACCTTTCTGTTGGACCACGCATCGGCCGAACGGAAGGCGTCGGCGACCGCCCTTTCATTGCTGTCTCACTTTCCTGACCGTACCGAACTGGTCGCTGCGATGATCGCCTTGGCCCAAGAAGAGTTGCTCCATTTCGCGCAGGTTTATGAGCTCCTCAGTGAGCGGCGCCTCATCCTCCGGACGGATGAACGCGACCGGTACGTGCGAGCCCTTCGCGCACTAGGTCGGCCGCAGCAGCCTGAATGCCTGCTCGATCGGCTCCTGATCGCGGGAATTATCGAAGCCCGAGGTTGTGAACGCTTCGGGCTACTGGCAGCCGCCTTACCCCCAGGCGATCTTAAGACTTTCTACCTGGACATCACGCGTTCCGAAGCCCGCCACGCGGGTCTTTTTGTGCGGTTGGCCCGTTGCTACTATCCCGCTCCCGAGGTCTCGGCGCGGCAAGAAGAGCTCTTGGCAAAAGAAAGCGACATCATGCTGAGTTGTCCATTGAGAGCACGAGTGCACTAG
- a CDS encoding fumarate reductase/succinate dehydrogenase flavoprotein subunit yields the protein MTVRLDAKAPNGPIETRWSRHKAAIKMVAPSNRRKHEIIVVGSGLAGAAAAASLGEMGYQVKCFCFQDSPRRAHSIAAQGGINSAKNYQNDNDSIWRLFYDTIKGGDFRAREANVYRLAEVSLDIIDQAVAQGVPFAREYGGHLANRSFGGAQVSRTFYARGQTGQQLLLGAYQALSRQIDIGTVRMFSRTEMLDLIRIDQKARGIVTRDLVTGRLEAHVADCVVLGTGGYGNVFYLSTNAKGSNCTAILRAYRHGALFANPCYTQIHPTCIPQSGEYQSKLTLMSESLRNDGRVWVPKSPEDCDKDPRLIQEEARDYFLERKYPAFGNLVPRDIASRAAKAVCDEGRGVGPLINGQRRGVYLDFADALRRLGHTAVEERYGNLFQMYERITGEDPYEVPMRIYPAVHYTMGGLWVDYNLMTTVEGLFSIGEANFSDHGANRLGASALMQGLADGYFILPYTLPNYLASSELRPVAEDHPEAQRALQEVQAGIHKLMSAPSPKYGPDWFHRKLGHILWEHCGMGRTATGLRQALKEIPTLRDQFWSEIKITTDPQHINPTLEKAGRVADFLELAELMCIDALHREESCGGHFREEHQSPEGEAKRNDASFSYVAAWQYSGNLAYPTLHREPLAFESVTPSKRSYK from the coding sequence ATGACCGTGCGACTCGATGCAAAGGCGCCGAACGGCCCTATTGAAACGCGCTGGAGCAGACACAAGGCCGCCATCAAAATGGTCGCGCCCTCGAACCGCCGCAAACACGAGATCATCGTCGTGGGCAGCGGGCTTGCCGGAGCCGCGGCGGCGGCCTCACTCGGCGAAATGGGTTACCAAGTCAAGTGTTTTTGCTTTCAAGATAGCCCGCGGCGCGCCCATAGTATCGCGGCCCAGGGCGGGATCAACTCCGCCAAAAACTATCAGAACGACAACGACAGCATCTGGCGGCTTTTTTACGACACCATCAAAGGCGGCGACTTCCGCGCACGGGAAGCCAACGTATACCGGCTCGCCGAAGTCAGCCTCGACATCATTGATCAGGCCGTGGCCCAAGGGGTGCCTTTCGCACGCGAGTATGGCGGGCACCTGGCCAATCGATCATTCGGGGGCGCGCAGGTCTCTCGCACCTTTTATGCGCGAGGCCAGACTGGCCAACAGCTTCTGCTTGGCGCTTATCAAGCGCTAAGCCGCCAGATCGATATCGGCACCGTACGCATGTTTTCCCGTACCGAAATGCTCGACCTGATTCGCATCGACCAAAAAGCGCGCGGTATCGTGACTCGAGACCTCGTCACCGGTCGACTTGAGGCCCATGTGGCCGATTGCGTTGTGCTCGGAACCGGCGGCTACGGCAACGTGTTCTACTTGTCCACCAACGCAAAGGGCTCAAATTGCACGGCAATTTTGCGTGCCTATCGTCATGGCGCTCTTTTTGCGAACCCCTGTTACACCCAGATCCATCCCACATGCATTCCGCAGAGCGGCGAATATCAAAGCAAACTCACCCTGATGAGTGAGTCTCTGCGCAACGACGGCCGCGTGTGGGTGCCCAAGAGCCCTGAGGATTGCGACAAAGATCCCCGGTTGATCCAGGAAGAAGCTCGCGACTACTTCTTGGAGCGAAAGTACCCAGCCTTTGGCAATCTGGTCCCGCGCGACATCGCCTCCCGCGCCGCCAAAGCGGTGTGCGACGAAGGACGCGGCGTCGGCCCACTCATCAACGGACAGCGCCGAGGCGTATATCTCGATTTTGCCGACGCACTGAGACGTTTGGGGCACACGGCTGTCGAAGAGCGCTACGGCAACCTCTTTCAAATGTACGAGCGCATCACCGGCGAAGACCCGTACGAAGTCCCCATGCGCATCTACCCTGCCGTGCATTATACCATGGGTGGCTTATGGGTCGACTACAACTTGATGACGACCGTCGAAGGATTGTTCAGCATTGGCGAAGCCAACTTCTCCGACCACGGCGCCAACCGATTGGGGGCGAGCGCACTCATGCAAGGGCTGGCCGATGGCTACTTCATTCTGCCCTATACCCTTCCCAACTATCTGGCCTCCTCCGAGCTCCGCCCAGTTGCTGAAGACCATCCCGAGGCGCAGCGTGCCCTTCAAGAAGTCCAAGCCGGCATTCACAAACTCATGAGCGCGCCCTCGCCAAAATACGGCCCGGACTGGTTTCACCGCAAGCTCGGCCATATTCTTTGGGAACATTGCGGCATGGGACGCACCGCCACTGGCCTGCGCCAGGCCCTCAAAGAGATTCCCACGTTGCGGGATCAGTTTTGGAGCGAAATCAAAATTACCACCGACCCCCAGCACATCAATCCCACATTGGAGAAGGCCGGACGCGTCGCGGATTTCCTCGAACTCGCTGAGCTGATGTGCATCGACGCCTTGCATCGAGAAGAATCTTGCGGGGGACACTTTCGCGAAGAACACCAAAGCCCCGAGGGAGAAGCAAAACGCAATGATGCGAGTTTCAGTTACGTCGCTGCCTGGCAATACTCCGGCAACCTAGCCTATCCCACTCTGCATCGCGAGCCGCTCGCGTTTGAAAGCGTCACCCCCAGCAAGCGGAGCTACAAGTGA
- a CDS encoding KamA family radical SAM protein, producing MVLSTRHMTSPARTFLSSEDTSDAEWRWQAQHTIRTSKDLESHLDLSAEERCGVQNALAHGMPLAITPYYLSLCDPKDPRCPIRMQCVPTLRESSTIPGDLSDPLGEVAHEVAPFLVQRYPDRALLLVTDRCGVYCRFCTRSRMVGHGEGTLSLKALEPAFAYLKSHPEIQELILSGGDPLIMSTPRIRQLIDSLSDIESLGNVRVASRTPVTLPQRITPELCLALREHPASWLMTHFNHPKELTPESKRACAMLVDHGIPVMNHTVLLRGINDNAATLERLFRGLVQTRVKPYYLLQADPVKGTGHLRTPLSKGLSIMGQLQGRLSGIALPKFIVDTPGGKGKVPLLPNYVHAMAPGRTSLVTFRGEIVDYIDPTEFIQ from the coding sequence ATGGTATTGTCAACGCGTCACATGACTTCTCCCGCCCGCACTTTTCTGTCATCTGAAGATACATCCGATGCCGAATGGCGTTGGCAGGCTCAGCACACGATTCGCACGTCGAAAGACCTGGAGTCGCATCTCGATCTGAGCGCTGAAGAGCGTTGTGGCGTTCAGAATGCGCTTGCTCATGGCATGCCTCTCGCCATCACCCCCTACTATTTATCCTTGTGCGATCCCAAAGATCCACGCTGTCCCATTCGCATGCAATGCGTGCCGACCTTGCGGGAGTCATCTACCATCCCTGGTGATCTTTCCGATCCGCTCGGCGAGGTCGCGCACGAAGTCGCTCCCTTCCTCGTTCAGCGTTACCCCGACCGCGCACTCTTGCTTGTCACCGATCGGTGCGGCGTCTACTGCCGGTTTTGCACCCGCTCACGTATGGTTGGCCACGGCGAGGGCACACTATCCTTAAAAGCACTCGAGCCCGCCTTCGCGTATCTGAAATCCCATCCCGAGATTCAGGAGCTCATCCTATCTGGCGGCGATCCGCTGATCATGAGTACCCCTCGCATCCGGCAGCTAATCGATTCCCTCAGCGATATCGAGAGTCTCGGCAATGTGCGCGTCGCCTCCCGCACCCCCGTGACCCTGCCTCAGCGCATCACACCCGAGCTCTGCCTGGCGCTTCGCGAACACCCGGCTTCCTGGCTGATGACCCATTTTAACCACCCGAAGGAGCTCACCCCTGAATCCAAACGCGCATGCGCGATGTTGGTGGACCACGGCATCCCGGTGATGAATCACACTGTGCTCTTGAGAGGCATCAACGACAATGCAGCAACCCTGGAGCGCCTCTTTCGCGGTCTGGTGCAAACGCGGGTGAAACCCTATTACCTATTACAAGCAGACCCGGTAAAAGGAACTGGGCACCTTCGGACACCCTTGTCAAAAGGCCTATCCATCATGGGGCAGCTTCAAGGCCGGCTCAGCGGCATTGCTCTGCCGAAATTCATCGTCGATACCCCAGGCGGCAAGGGCAAAGTGCCGCTCTTGCCCAATTACGTCCATGCCATGGCGCCGGGAAGGACATCCTTGGTCACGTTTCGCGGCGAAATCGTGGATTACATTGATCCTACGGAATTTATACAGTAA
- a CDS encoding single-stranded DNA-binding protein codes for MVLLDIANALSDAVDALSFEEPAIACIYNPLRYAMTPHAEYLRKYGTGRKRVVLVGMNPGPWGMVQTGIPFGDVSMVKNWLGIDEQVHSPQRIHPKRPVTGFSCTRSEVSGTRLWGWAKARFGTPERFFEHYFVHNYCPLAFMEESGKNLTPDKLTQASKRALFECCDHALASTVRALAPAHVIGIGAFAETRALQALKGIDIKVGRILHPSPASPLANANWAQTVDQQLADQLG; via the coding sequence ATGGTTCTGCTTGACATTGCCAACGCACTTTCAGACGCGGTCGATGCACTGTCCTTTGAGGAGCCAGCCATCGCGTGCATTTACAACCCCTTGCGCTATGCCATGACGCCCCATGCGGAGTACCTGCGAAAATATGGCACAGGCCGCAAACGCGTCGTTCTCGTCGGCATGAACCCCGGACCCTGGGGCATGGTGCAAACGGGTATCCCTTTTGGCGATGTATCGATGGTCAAGAATTGGCTTGGCATCGACGAACAAGTGCATTCTCCGCAGCGCATCCATCCGAAGCGACCCGTGACGGGATTCTCCTGCACGCGCTCTGAAGTCAGCGGCACGCGTCTTTGGGGCTGGGCAAAGGCGCGTTTCGGTACCCCAGAACGTTTCTTTGAGCACTATTTTGTGCACAACTATTGCCCGCTGGCGTTCATGGAAGAATCGGGGAAAAACCTTACTCCCGACAAACTCACCCAAGCCAGCAAGCGCGCGCTATTTGAATGCTGCGATCACGCGCTCGCGAGCACGGTCAGGGCACTTGCACCGGCGCATGTTATTGGCATCGGCGCGTTCGCCGAAACACGGGCGCTCCAGGCCCTCAAAGGAATCGACATCAAAGTCGGGCGCATCCTTCATCCAAGCCCCGCAAGCCCCTTGGCGAATGCTAATTGGGCGCAAACCGTTGACCAGCAACTAGCCGATCAACTCGGCTAA
- a CDS encoding DedA family protein, which translates to MELTALLEWLRTHEGPGGYGFLGLSAMLEYVVPPFPGDTVTLFGVFLAVTAGYSMVWVYLMLTAGSVMGGVLSYGIGLWLGAEEGRLGRWVSNPRLRRGVTVVRQRFERRGAIYLAVNRFLPVLRGVFFIAAGMARMRLWQVVVYGLISALAWNGLIVAVGYSVGANWQALYSLYHQYTLAVVAVLALLLLGWWLLKRWRRDCNTV; encoded by the coding sequence GTGGAACTAACTGCATTGTTGGAGTGGCTTAGGACGCATGAGGGGCCGGGGGGCTATGGGTTCCTTGGGCTTTCGGCGATGCTGGAGTACGTGGTGCCGCCGTTTCCGGGCGATACTGTGACGCTGTTTGGGGTGTTTTTGGCGGTGACCGCCGGGTACAGCATGGTGTGGGTGTACTTGATGCTGACGGCGGGGTCGGTAATGGGCGGAGTGCTCAGTTATGGCATCGGCCTATGGTTGGGTGCCGAAGAAGGTAGGCTCGGGCGTTGGGTGAGCAACCCCAGGCTACGGCGGGGCGTTACAGTCGTCCGTCAGCGATTTGAAAGGCGAGGCGCAATCTATCTGGCCGTTAATCGCTTTTTGCCGGTGCTGCGCGGGGTGTTTTTCATCGCGGCTGGGATGGCGCGGATGCGCTTGTGGCAGGTGGTGGTTTACGGGCTGATTTCAGCACTGGCATGGAACGGCTTGATCGTCGCTGTTGGCTATAGCGTCGGTGCCAACTGGCAGGCGTTATACTCGTTGTATCACCAATACACGCTCGCGGTTGTTGCAGTTTTGGCTCTCCTCCTGCTCGGCTGGTGGTTGCTTAAACGCTGGCGCCGAGATTGCAACACCGTCTGA
- a CDS encoding succinate dehydrogenase/fumarate reductase iron-sulfur subunit, translating to MSLLRLTLHVWRQASANEPGSFQTYQANNVNEHMSFLEMLDVVNEELIEAGQDPIAFEHDCREGICGACGMVINGVPHGPQRATTTCQLHMRHFTDGQELWIEPWRARAFPVLKDLVVDRSAFDRIIDAGGFISVRTGSAPEANSTRVPKHDAESSMDAASCIGCGACVAACPNASAHLFVAAKVGHLGVLPQGQPERHDRVRRMLIQHDAEVFGNCTNHGECEAACPKEISVNWIARMNRDFLKANLIAPKLPKNT from the coding sequence GTGAGCCTACTAAGACTTACGCTACACGTCTGGCGTCAGGCGAGCGCCAATGAGCCTGGAAGCTTTCAGACCTATCAAGCCAACAACGTCAACGAACACATGTCGTTTTTGGAAATGCTGGACGTGGTTAATGAAGAACTTATCGAAGCGGGCCAAGACCCCATCGCATTTGAGCACGACTGCCGGGAGGGCATCTGCGGAGCCTGCGGAATGGTCATCAATGGCGTGCCCCACGGTCCCCAGCGCGCCACCACCACCTGCCAGCTCCACATGCGACACTTCACTGACGGCCAAGAACTCTGGATAGAGCCCTGGCGCGCCAGAGCCTTCCCTGTCCTCAAAGACCTTGTCGTGGATCGCAGCGCCTTTGATCGCATCATCGATGCCGGCGGATTCATCTCCGTCCGCACAGGCAGCGCCCCCGAGGCCAACAGCACCCGAGTGCCCAAGCATGACGCAGAATCCTCCATGGATGCGGCTTCCTGCATCGGTTGCGGCGCATGCGTGGCGGCTTGTCCCAACGCGTCAGCCCACCTCTTTGTGGCGGCCAAAGTCGGACACCTCGGCGTGCTGCCTCAAGGCCAGCCCGAGCGCCACGACCGCGTCCGGCGCATGCTCATCCAGCACGATGCCGAAGTCTTCGGCAACTGCACCAACCACGGTGAATGCGAAGCCGCCTGCCCCAAAGAGATCAGCGTCAACTGGATCGCCCGCATGAACCGCGACTTCCTCAAGGCCAACCTCATCGCCCCTAAGCTCCCAAAAAACACCTAA
- a CDS encoding type II toxin-antitoxin system PemK/MazF family toxin, producing the protein MRRGDIYWINLEPASPPEFGKVRPAVIVSNSEQNLVLSSVVVLPVSSRPPEIWPLRIELPVSISKAKQSFAVVPGIRQVSKSRLLEPIVSLPELTLKALTDALVLYLGE; encoded by the coding sequence GTGAGAAGAGGCGATATTTATTGGATCAATCTGGAGCCTGCGTCGCCGCCGGAATTTGGCAAGGTGCGGCCAGCTGTCATTGTATCGAACTCGGAACAAAACCTGGTGTTATCTTCGGTCGTAGTGTTACCCGTCTCTAGCCGCCCGCCTGAGATATGGCCTTTGCGTATTGAACTTCCGGTTTCCATTAGCAAGGCGAAGCAATCATTTGCAGTCGTGCCTGGTATACGGCAAGTCAGCAAATCACGGCTGCTGGAGCCCATCGTTTCGCTTCCTGAGCTGACTCTGAAAGCACTTACCGATGCCCTAGTGCTCTATCTCGGGGAATAG
- a CDS encoding DNA adenine methylase, which translates to MIKYIGSKRLLLGQILESVQSFGHVRRVADLFSGTARVAHAMKRAGYEVIANDHNAYAHTLGQCYVQADRKRIYSDAKRLIAELSKLPARPGYFTETFCEKSRFFHPKNGARIDAIREALETKGLEPELFAVLLVSLMEAADRVDSTTGVQMAYLKQWAKRAHNELELRMPDVLPGDGEAWGLDVLEAAKKLAERDIDVVYLDPPYNQHSYLGNYHVWESLVRWDKPEVYGKACKRVDCRSYKNRFNSKRKLSDALTEVVSTLRARHLIVSFNNEGYLSRDDMLTILGAYGHVRVVELDFKRYVGAQIGIYSPKGQKVGRVSHLRNVEYLFLGSQKHA; encoded by the coding sequence GTGATAAAGTATATTGGATCCAAAAGACTGCTGCTCGGCCAGATCCTCGAATCGGTTCAAAGTTTTGGGCACGTCAGACGCGTAGCGGACCTGTTTTCGGGTACGGCCAGGGTCGCTCACGCCATGAAGCGTGCCGGATATGAGGTGATTGCTAATGATCATAATGCTTACGCACACACGTTGGGCCAGTGCTATGTGCAAGCCGATCGGAAGCGAATCTACAGCGATGCCAAAAGGCTGATCGCGGAGCTTTCCAAGCTTCCAGCCAGGCCGGGATACTTCACAGAGACGTTTTGTGAGAAATCTCGATTTTTTCATCCCAAAAATGGTGCACGGATCGACGCGATTCGCGAGGCGCTCGAGACCAAGGGACTTGAGCCGGAGCTTTTCGCGGTGCTGCTCGTCTCGCTTATGGAAGCTGCAGACCGCGTTGATTCAACGACGGGTGTCCAGATGGCATATCTGAAGCAATGGGCGAAGAGGGCCCATAATGAACTCGAACTTCGTATGCCGGATGTGCTCCCGGGTGATGGCGAAGCCTGGGGGCTCGATGTGCTCGAGGCCGCGAAAAAATTGGCTGAAAGGGATATTGATGTGGTGTATCTCGATCCGCCGTATAACCAACACAGCTATCTCGGCAACTACCATGTATGGGAAAGTTTGGTACGTTGGGACAAGCCCGAGGTGTATGGCAAGGCGTGCAAGCGGGTGGATTGCCGCAGCTACAAGAATCGGTTTAACTCGAAGCGGAAACTCTCAGATGCCCTCACGGAGGTGGTTTCCACGTTACGCGCCCGGCACCTGATCGTATCTTTTAATAATGAAGGGTATCTCAGCCGGGACGATATGCTAACGATACTCGGCGCGTATGGCCACGTGCGGGTCGTGGAACTCGATTTCAAGCGTTATGTAGGCGCACAGATTGGCATTTACAGCCCAAAAGGGCAAAAGGTGGGTCGTGTCAGCCACCTCCGCAACGTAGAATATCTGTTTTTGGGGTCGCAAAAGCATGCGTGA
- a CDS encoding succinate dehydrogenase cytochrome b subunit, whose protein sequence is MPQPIALKQNTVFVKTVMAISGVILLGYVIGHLLGNLKLYAGPEAINAYAAWLHSHPPLIWGTRLLLLGAVGAHISAAFRLWALSRRARPIQYQQKEYLATTYAARTMRWSGIIVLCFVVYHLAHLTLGQTAGLYRFDPHHVYNNIVYGFRVWWIALIYVIGNLALGLHLYHGAWSFLQTLGANHPRYNQARRFAAIALVTFIVAGNVSFPVMVMAGVIEPDTSATLTDRPSP, encoded by the coding sequence ATGCCACAGCCTATCGCGCTAAAACAAAACACCGTCTTCGTAAAAACTGTAATGGCGATAAGCGGCGTCATTCTACTGGGTTACGTCATCGGACACCTGCTCGGCAACCTCAAGCTCTATGCGGGACCGGAGGCAATCAACGCCTACGCCGCATGGCTGCATTCCCATCCTCCCCTCATATGGGGCACCCGGTTGCTCCTGCTGGGGGCCGTAGGCGCACATATCTCGGCAGCATTTCGCCTCTGGGCGCTTTCCCGCAGGGCGCGCCCGATCCAGTATCAACAGAAAGAATATCTAGCAACCACCTACGCAGCCAGGACCATGCGGTGGAGCGGCATCATCGTTTTGTGCTTCGTGGTCTATCACCTCGCCCACCTCACATTGGGCCAGACTGCCGGTCTCTACCGTTTCGATCCCCATCACGTTTACAACAACATCGTCTATGGTTTTCGTGTGTGGTGGATCGCATTGATCTACGTGATTGGCAATCTCGCGTTGGGCTTACACCTCTACCATGGTGCGTGGAGCTTTCTTCAAACCCTCGGCGCAAACCATCCACGCTATAACCAAGCGCGCCGTTTCGCCGCCATTGCGCTCGTGACCTTCATTGTCGCGGGCAACGTTTCGTTTCCCGTCATGGTAATGGCCGGAGTTATCGAGCCGGATACTTCCGCCACGCTCACTGATAGGCCCTCGCCATGA
- a CDS encoding pyridoxal phosphate-dependent aminotransferase: MGKNAITRPPSAFRRVPRTGVIYVTAEAERRGFSPEDPDWCNLGQGQPETGPLPGAPSRVENIPVGLDQDYAPVGGLWELREAVAQMYNQLYRKGKASQYTAENVAICGGGRVGLMRVAASIAPVHLGHFLPDYTAYAEVLDIFRRFNPIPILLEPERAYAFSTENLAHEIQGRGLGALLLSNPCNPTGKVVHGEELREWVTVSRDLNCTLILDEFYSHYIWVGERETVSAAEHVEDVERDPVVILDGLTKNWRYPGWRVTWILGPREIIEGSISAGSFLDGGGSRPMQRAAFDLINVEHAIKETRAIRDAFLPKRNRMIEGLRALGIQPDLEPQGTFYVWGDLSQVPESMRDGQMFFEKALEKKVIVVPGEFFDVDPGRKRMGRPSRFRHHARFSFGPGIDVIERALSRLAELIG; encoded by the coding sequence ATGGGAAAAAACGCGATCACCAGGCCGCCCAGCGCGTTTCGACGGGTGCCCCGGACAGGGGTGATCTACGTCACAGCAGAAGCGGAGCGTCGGGGATTTAGTCCCGAGGATCCCGACTGGTGCAATCTGGGGCAGGGGCAGCCGGAGACCGGGCCATTACCTGGGGCGCCGTCAAGAGTAGAGAACATTCCGGTGGGACTCGATCAGGATTACGCACCGGTCGGGGGTCTCTGGGAGCTACGCGAGGCCGTCGCTCAAATGTACAACCAACTTTACCGAAAGGGTAAAGCGTCTCAGTACACGGCGGAGAATGTGGCGATTTGCGGTGGCGGCAGGGTGGGGTTGATGCGTGTGGCGGCATCCATCGCGCCCGTGCATCTGGGACACTTCCTGCCCGATTACACGGCGTACGCCGAAGTGCTGGATATTTTTCGTCGATTTAATCCGATACCGATTTTGCTTGAGCCCGAGCGCGCGTACGCGTTCAGCACCGAGAACCTTGCACACGAGATTCAAGGTCGGGGCTTGGGGGCGCTGCTCTTGAGCAATCCCTGCAATCCCACTGGTAAAGTCGTGCACGGTGAAGAGCTTCGCGAATGGGTGACTGTTTCAAGGGATCTCAACTGCACACTCATTCTCGATGAGTTTTACTCACATTACATCTGGGTCGGCGAGAGAGAAACCGTAAGCGCCGCTGAGCATGTCGAAGACGTGGAAAGGGATCCCGTGGTCATTCTCGATGGCCTCACGAAGAATTGGCGTTATCCTGGCTGGAGGGTGACCTGGATTCTTGGACCCAGAGAAATCATTGAAGGGTCTATAAGTGCCGGTTCGTTTTTAGACGGGGGCGGCTCGAGACCCATGCAGCGGGCTGCGTTTGATTTGATCAACGTCGAGCACGCCATAAAAGAGACGCGTGCGATCCGTGATGCTTTCTTGCCTAAGCGCAATCGGATGATCGAAGGCTTACGTGCTCTGGGGATCCAGCCAGACCTTGAGCCCCAGGGAACGTTTTATGTATGGGGAGATCTATCGCAGGTCCCAGAATCGATGCGGGATGGTCAAATGTTTTTTGAAAAGGCTCTGGAAAAGAAAGTCATTGTTGTGCCCGGCGAGTTTTTCGACGTCGATCCAGGGCGCAAGCGGATGGGAAGGCCGTCGCGTTTCCGTCATCATGCACGGTTCTCGTTCGGTCCAGGCATAGACGTCATCGAGCGGGCGCTTTCGCGCTTAGCCGAGTTGATCGGCTAG